The Neodiprion fabricii isolate iyNeoFabr1 chromosome 4, iyNeoFabr1.1, whole genome shotgun sequence genome window below encodes:
- the LOC124179403 gene encoding phosphatidylinositol 4,5-bisphosphate 3-kinase catalytic subunit delta isoform, which yields MVQVPSVYTYNYWFKPPTEVVELTCLMPNGVVIPLETNRNATLAEIKEDLWDEASKYPLHGTLRDANSYVFSCINSMAEAEELRDENRRLCDIKPFCAVFKVIEREGEKGDKILDNQISHLIGKGLHEFVALKNSEVNDFRWKMRLLGDEIVQSRQKKSWEEKVCYQFPPRLAPLHIIPKNIESRLKDGNIVLVTKFENTETTFTFQIPHNITPHQLLTQILNKKANILNSRGERPGDFILKVCGQEEYLIGDHPLIQFFYIQDCLARDITPTLVTLSVINLSINHYSICELPEIDSLKRTRPSFSTLTLRKKGKHISAWKLEDQFMFNVNGISRLNCDSVHNTVEIGVQAGLFHGGKSLCESQKTGENIVRNEGSCEWEETLKFDIKVRDIPRMSRLCFVLYEISKTARGLKSRRLVKDSKQEYYINPLCWANTTIYDFKSQLKTGAMTLYTWTYAEDMQNEDLLHPLGTVVSNPHIDHAAALMLTFPNYGNENSVLYPTLEKIVEYANSLRETEDEEELYQDLDSNKFQQLEQLRTLADSDPMHELHEQERKTMWALRYHCLMKIPTLLTELLHCVEWNDHREVAEVTALVQQWPKLPVEKALELLDYAYADQTVRSFAVRCLMDVSDEDLSLYLLQLVQALKHENYLSCELTEFLLRRALNNQRIGHYLFWHLRSEMQVGSVSVRFGLILEAYCRGSQEHMRALTKQMECLDKLRTTSDLVRQRKDRKAALQEFLQEPHCREAVSNILNPLDPSYRWKYVKMEKCRVMDSKMRPLWLVFENADPYGDDIYLILKHGDDLRQDMLTLQMLRIMDKLWKNEGLDLRMSPYGCISTEHRVGMIEVVLNAETIANIQKEKGMFSATSAFRRGSLLAWLKDHNQTEAALNKAVEEFTLSCAGYCVATYVLGIADRHSDNIMVKKTGQLFHIDFGHILGHFKEKFGFRRERVPFVLTHDFVHVINKGQQKKGQAVVEFQRFQRYCEQAFLVLRRHGGLILSLFAMMISTGLPELSSEKDLNYLRDTLVLEMSENEAQMHFRSKFDEALCNSWKTSLNWASHNMAKNNKTA from the exons ATGGTTCAGGTACCCAGCGTTTACACCTACAACTACTGGTTCAAGCCACCTACCGAGGTTGTCGAGCTCACGTGCTTGATGCCAAATGGGGTCGTCATACCCCTCGAGACGAATCGGAATGCCACCCTCGCGGAGATCAAGGAG GATCTCTGGGACGAGGCGAGCAAGTACCCGCTACATGGAACACTGCGCGATGCCAATTCCTATGTATTCTCGTGCATCAATTCTATGGCCGAGGCTGAGGAATTGCGCGATGAAAACAGACGACTCTGTGATATCAAACCTTTCTGCGCGGTATTTAAGGTTATCGAACGCGAGGGAGAGAAAGGGGACAAAATATTAGATAATCAAATAAGTCACCTCATCGGCAAAG ggCTGCACGAATTTGTCGCGCTAAAAAATTCAGAGGTGAATGACTTTCGATGGAAAATGAGACTCCTGGGAGACGAAATAGTTCAAAGTAGACAGAAGAAATCTTGGGAGGAAAAAGTCTGCTATCAATTTCCTCCGCGATTAGCACCTCTGCATATTATACCTAAGAATATTGAATCTCGACTCAAGGATGGTAATATTGTGCTGGTCACTAAGTTTGAGAACACAGAG ACTACATTCACGTTTCAAATACCGCACAACATCACACCGCACCAACTACTGACgcaaatattgaataaaaaggCTAACATTTTAAATTCGCGGGGCGAAAGGCCTGGGGATTTTATACTCAAAGTTTGCGGTCAGGAAGAGTACCTGATCGGAGATCATCCGCTTATACAATTCTTCTATATTCAGGATTGTCTGGCTCGAGATATAACGCCGACTCTAGTTACATTGAGCGTTATTAATCTGTCCATCAATCACTATAGTATTTGTGAATTGCCAGAAATTGATAGTCTTAAACGTACCAGGCCGTCTTTTTCCACGCTCACATTGCGCAAAAAAGGCAAGCATATATCTGCCTGGAAACTGGAGGATCAGTTTATGTTCAACGTAAATGGCATATCTCGCCTGAATTGCGACTCTGTACACAATACTGTAGAG ATCGGCGTACAAGCGGGTCTTTTTCACGGCGGTAAATCCCTCTGTGAAAGTCAGAAAACCGGTGAAAATATTGTGAGAAACGAGGGAAGCTGTGAATGGGAAGAAACTCTGAAATTCGACATCAAAGTCAGAGACATACCTAGGATGTCGAGACTTTGTTTTGTTCTTTACGAGATAAGCAAGACTGCGCGAGGGCTGAAGAGTCGGAGGCTCGTCAAGGACTCTAAACaagaatattatataaatcCATTGTGTTGGGCGAACACGACGATATACGACTTTAAATCTCAGCTCAAAACCGGCGCTATGACACTCTACACGTGGACGTACGCCGAAGACATGCAGAACGAAGATCTGCTCCACCCCCTCGGAACCGTTGTTTCCAATCCGCATATAGATCACGCCGCGGCACTTATGCTCACCTTTCCGAA ttacggtaatgaaaattcagtgCTTTATCCAACCCTGGAGAAAATTGTGGAATATGCTAACAGCTTGCGGGAAACTGAAGACGAGGAGGAACTTTATCAGGATTTAGATAGCAACAAGTTTCAGCAATTGGAACAGTTGAGAACGCTTGCCGATAGCGATCCGATGCATGAACTGCACGAGCAGGAGAGGAAAACAATGTGGGCGCTGCGGTATCACTGCCTAATGAAAATACCTACACTATTAACAGAGCTGTTACATTGCGTCGAGTGGAATGATCACAG GGAGGTGGCAGAGGTGACGGCGCTGGTTCAGCAGTGGCCTAAGCTGCCCGTGGAGAAAGCTTTAGAGTTACTGGACTATGCGTACGCCGATCAGACTGTACGGAGCTTTGCTGTACGGTGCCTGATGGATGTTAGCGACGAAGATTTGAGCCTGTATTTATTACAACTTGTCCAAGCTCTGAAGCACGAAAATTATCTATCGTGTGAACTAACAGAATTTTTGCTCAGAAGAGCGCTAAATAATCAGCGCATAGGACACTACCTGTTCTGGCATTTGAG ATCCGAAATGCAGGTGGGTTCGGTGTCCGTGCGTTTTGGGTTAATCTTGGAAGCTTACTGCAGAGGAAGTCAGGAACATATGCGTGCCCTTACCAAGCAAATGGAATGTTTAGACAAATTGAGAACGACCTCAGACCTCGTGAGGCAGAGAAAAGACCGCAAAGCCGCGCTGCAAGAATTTCTCCAAGAGCCTCACTGCCGAGAAGCGGTTTCTAATATACTAAATCCCCTCGATCCAAGTTACAGATGGAAATATGTAAA AATGGAGAAATGCAGGGTAATGGACAGTAAGATGCGACCCCTTTGGTTGGTCTTTGAAAACGCAGATCCGTACGGAGACGATATATACTTGATACTAAAACACGGTGACGATCTTAGACAAGATATGTTGACGCTTCAAATGCTGCGAATAATGGATAAGCTCTGGAAGAACGAGGGTTTAGACCTGCGCATGAGTCCCTACGGCTGCATATCTACGGAGCACAGAGTCGGAATGATCGAAGTTGTTCTTAACGCTGAAACTATAGCCAATATCCAAAAAGAGAAAGGAATGTTTTCGGCGACATCGGCTTTCAG GAGAGGTTCGCTGCTCGCTTGGCTAAAGGATCACAACCAAACCGAAGCTGCGTTGAATAAAGCCGTTGAAGAGTTTACGCTGAGTTGTGCGGGATATTGTGTCGCTACATATGTGTTAGGTATAGCTGACCGTCATTCGGACAACATTATGGTGAAAAAGACGGGGCAGTTATTTCACATTGATTTCGGTCACATATTGGGTCactttaaagaaaaatttggcTTCAGAAGGGAGAGGGTCCCTTTTGTATTGACGCATGACTTTGTACACGTTATAAACAAAGGTCAGCAAAAGAAAGGTCAGGCGGTGGTggaatttcaacgatttcaaaGATACTGCGAGCAAGCTTTCCTCGTTTTAAGGAGACACGGTGGACTTATTTTATCACTCTTTGCTATGATGATCTCTACCGGTCTTCCTGAGCTCTCGTCGGAAAAGGATCTTAATTATCTGAGAGACACCCTa GTTTTAGAAATGTCAGAGAACGAAGCACAGATGCATTTTCGTAGTAAATTTGACGAGGCGTTGTGCAATTCTTGGAAAACTTCGTTGAACTGGGCTTCCCACAATATGGCCAAGAACAACAAAACGGCATga
- the LOC124179406 gene encoding protein Spindly-like, whose protein sequence is MLDGGDDSSLKTNQKKTNEELKYEMSELNKLLNAETEYNEKYQQEMHEMRQKLGAALAMQKDLFESNELLEENLTRHKLDAEMKTNQLLEKFANEKKDYQEQLSELEASLAGEKKKNQELKERIAAKEKLLFVTARSESLDKGEELLTTKQTIASLNEELDKKEKVQEELLFIQQQLEETIVKLKKDYNEVAEILELKKADIKSLNEILETTKDELVICRSELESLKAVPASDSVKGNSLFAEVEDNRRELIKDLTSMKEKYMEMKETYRAKENEISALKAERATLLKRWKDDDAEMINHNASLIETYKARILELENKLKDEAKKLKVTDGNKEPVNNNFSYLQSLLATKKKEIEDLQSHLDESSTQKIIQEEIKCHLSKQLIQWRRKAMSFQAQALTAQNQIKCEDCLRLNLKDFGDANICGGIEHLDGESMENIASNLGEACHVDDTLEKLLQVPRLSTDEWKSSTASVSGLNNDLEILQEFNTLGESKEAIRSRKSIETCRVSLSPKKSIGSQESNKENTADTSNAIDVTLKSALVKPLKRTTCPKNQEKTTKSLRFTSDTVDVQKPKLIRQKVEKKCPVVFISTQPKK, encoded by the exons ATGCTCGACGGCGGGGATGATAGCTCGTTAAAAACGAATCAGAAAAAAACTAACGAAGAATTAAAATACGAGATGAGCGAATTGAATAAGCTGTTAAACGCGGAAACAGAATACAACGAAAAGTACCAACAGGAGATGCACGAGATGCGACAAAAGTTGGGAGCCGCTCTCGCCATGCAAAAAGATCTTTTCGAAAGCAACGAATTATTGGAGGAAAATCTCACCCGGCACAAGTTGGATGCGGAAATGAAGACAAATCAACTTTTAGAAAA ATTTGCTAACGAGAAAAAGGATTACCAAGAACAACTCTCAGAGCTTGAGGCAAGCCTggctggtgaaaaaaaaaagaatcaagaGTTGAAAGAAAGAATTGCCGCTAAGGAAAAACTACTCTTCGTTACTGCACGATCCGAAAGTTTAGACAAAGGTGAGGAATTACTAACAACGAAGCAAACGATCGCTAGTCTCAACGAGGAATtagataagaaagaaaaagttcAGGAAGAGTTGTTATTTATACAACAGCAGCTTGAGGAAACTATCGTGAAACTTAAAAAAGACTACAATGAAGTTGCGGAAATATTGGAG ttGAAAAAAGCAGATATAAAATCACTGAATGAGATTTTGGAAACTACCAAGGATGAACTTGTTATATGTCGGTCTGAGTTGGAGTCATTGAAAGCTGTTCCCGCGAGTGATTCTGTCaagg GGAATTCGCTGTTTGCCGAAGTAGAAGATAATCGGAGAGAATTGATAAAAGACTTGACATCAATGAAGGAAAAATACatggaaatgaaagaaacttACAGAGCAAAGGAGAATGAAATTAGTGCACTCAAAGCTGAGAGAGCGACGTTACTTAAAAGATGGAAAGATGACGATGCAGAGATGATAAATCATAACGCTAGTTTGATAGAAACGTACAAAGCGCGTATTTTGGAGTTGGAGAATAAGTTGAAAgacgaagcaaaaaaattgaaagttacagACGGCAACAAAGAGCCGGTTAACAATAATTTCAG CTACCTACAATCTCTGTTGGCaacaaagaagaaagagaTTGAAGATCTGCAAAGTCACCTGGATGAAAGTTCAACGCAGAAGATTATACAAGAAGAAATTAAATGCCATCTTTCAAAGCAGCTCATACAGTGGAGACGCAAAGCCATGTCGTTTCAG gCACAGGCATTGACTGCgcaaaatcaaatcaaatgtGAGGACTGTTTGAGACTGAACTTAAAAGATTTTGGGGATGCTAATATCTGTGGAGGAATTGAGCATCTAGATGGAGAATCGATGGAAAATATCGCGTCTAATTTAGGCGAGGCGTGTCACGTCGATGATACTTTGGAAAAACTACTCCAAGTTCCGAGACTTTCGACGGATGAATGGAAAAGTTCAACAGCTTCTGTGAGCGGGCTCAATAATGATTTGGAAATATTGCAAGAGTTTAATACACTCGGGGAATCCAAGGAAGCAATTCGTTCaagaaaaagtattgaaaCCTGTCGGGTATCACTGTCTCCAAAAAAAAGCATTGGTTCACAAGAGTCGAATAAAGAGAACACCGCCGATACTTCAAACGCGATTGACGTAACTCTAAAATCAGCACTTGTCAAACCGTTAAAGAGAACTACGTGTCCCAAGAATCAAGAGAAGACGACAAAGAGTTTGAGATTTACATCCGATACAGTCGATGTGCAAAAGCCTAAACTAATCAGGCAAAAAGTCGAGAAGAAATGTCCAGTTGTTTTTATCAGTACTCAaccaaaaaaatga